In Selenomonas dianae, a genomic segment contains:
- the queF gene encoding preQ(1) synthase → MAREKTAEGLTLLGQQRTDYGYDYAPEALETFQNRHTDHDYWVRFNCPEFTTLCPITGQPDYGTIYISYMPAERMVESKSLKLYLVSFRNHGDFHEDVVNVIMRDLIRLMQPKYIEVQGKFLPRGGISIDPYANYGMPGTKYEELAWARLSMHDRVPERVDNR, encoded by the coding sequence ATGGCAAGAGAAAAGACAGCAGAGGGGCTGACGCTTCTCGGACAGCAGCGGACGGACTACGGGTACGACTATGCGCCCGAAGCACTGGAGACCTTTCAGAACCGCCATACGGATCATGACTACTGGGTGCGGTTCAACTGTCCCGAGTTCACGACGCTCTGTCCGATTACGGGGCAGCCGGACTACGGGACGATCTACATCTCCTATATGCCCGCCGAGCGCATGGTCGAGAGTAAGTCACTGAAACTCTATCTCGTGAGTTTTCGTAACCACGGCGACTTCCATGAGGATGTGGTGAACGTCATTATGCGTGACCTTATTCGACTGATGCAGCCGAAATACATCGAGGTGCAGGGGAAGTTTCTGCCGCGCGGCGGCATCTCGATCGATCCCTACGCGAACTATGGGATGCCGGGGACGAAGTACGAGGAACTCGCGTGGGCGCGTCTTTCCATGCACGACCGCGTACCGGAACGGGTGGATAACCGCTGA
- a CDS encoding pyridoxamine kinase produces MARQKRIALINDITGFGRCSVTVQLPLISALRVQACPLPTAILSVHTGFPNHYLDDYTERMRPYMENWAANALEFDAILTGFLGSERQIEVVLECIARFKQRNTKVVVDPVMGDNGSLYSSYTPALCAKMRQLLPQADVVTPNLTEACQLLGISYPTDGAVTDGELAQMAAAIAAMGPRTVIITGLHAGENVRTYLYADGAGQSFDNPKVGRDRSGAGDAFSAIIAAALVRGIPLTEGVPRAADFIGHCLTYAEELDLPWNHGLPFEEFMGELTTL; encoded by the coding sequence ATGGCGCGGCAGAAACGAATCGCCCTCATCAACGACATCACGGGATTTGGGCGGTGCTCGGTAACGGTGCAGCTGCCGCTGATCTCCGCGCTGCGCGTGCAGGCGTGTCCGCTTCCGACGGCGATTCTCTCGGTGCATACGGGCTTTCCGAACCACTATCTTGACGACTATACGGAGCGGATGCGCCCCTATATGGAAAACTGGGCGGCGAATGCGCTCGAATTTGATGCGATCCTGACCGGGTTTCTCGGCTCGGAGCGTCAGATCGAGGTCGTGTTGGAATGTATCGCACGATTCAAACAGCGAAATACGAAGGTTGTTGTCGATCCTGTGATGGGGGACAACGGCAGCCTTTACTCCTCCTATACGCCCGCACTCTGCGCGAAGATGCGCCAGCTCCTCCCACAGGCGGACGTGGTGACACCGAATCTCACGGAGGCGTGTCAGCTGCTCGGCATTTCCTATCCGACGGACGGGGCTGTGACGGATGGGGAGCTCGCACAGATGGCGGCGGCAATCGCGGCGATGGGACCGCGTACGGTCATCATCACGGGGCTTCATGCGGGTGAAAATGTGCGTACCTACCTCTATGCGGATGGGGCTGGGCAGTCCTTTGACAATCCGAAGGTCGGGCGTGACCGCTCGGGGGCGGGGGATGCGTTTTCTGCGATCATAGCGGCGGCACTGGTACGCGGGATTCCTCTCACAGAGGGCGTACCGCGTGCGGCGGACTTTATCGGGCATTGCCTCACCTATGCGGAGGAACTGGATCTGCCGTGGAATCATGGGCTTCCGTTCGAGGAGTTTATGGGAGAACTCACAACACTGTAA
- a CDS encoding sensor domain-containing protein — MSGKKRVALSPVLRQHKPIFDLMKNTTSDYAFMMDAVNDVCLASPAFVQMYDLPAETIEHIAGILDPLVYIRDRKPLAELFSSLTNLADGRDRQIDFRMRDAKGDFSWLRLKGRIGTSEDGTPNLFVGTISQLARRNAADSVTGLFNRYQFTEDLGAALREARETGGGGGLLVMGIDNFRTVNEAFNHEIGDIILRRISERILQNIPRRLSLYRLDGDEFGLIYPDADAEMLTEFFIRVQREFAHPQVYDGRQYIVTVSAGMVFYPQSARDPLVLHKYAQAALDAAKSGGKNRLNEFSKEVYNRWLRSLTIQEQILQDVKAGCRNFELYFQPQVAGDDQHVVGAETLLRWKNSKGRMVAPMEFIRILEETKMIVPVGRWIFEQALRVCKEWRQRIPNFHMSVNMSYEQIKDLSFLEFVEDCLHRHDMPADSVVLELTESKIVSDLKFVNAQFDIFRSHGIKIAMDDFGTGYSSLSSLKNLNCDIVKIDRAFVMRILENHFDQKLVEYTVDLCHSIGMTTCIEGVEKQDEYDCLVKICKTDTIQGYLFGRPEPQDVFEKKFLGM, encoded by the coding sequence ATGAGCGGGAAGAAGAGAGTTGCATTGAGTCCGGTGCTCAGACAGCATAAACCCATCTTTGATTTGATGAAGAATACGACCTCCGATTATGCCTTTATGATGGATGCGGTGAACGATGTCTGTCTTGCATCGCCGGCCTTCGTTCAGATGTATGATCTTCCCGCAGAAACGATCGAGCATATTGCGGGGATACTCGATCCTCTCGTCTATATACGGGATCGCAAGCCCCTGGCAGAACTCTTTTCATCGCTTACAAATCTGGCGGATGGGCGGGATCGGCAGATCGATTTCCGTATGCGGGATGCAAAGGGAGATTTCTCGTGGCTGCGGCTCAAGGGGCGGATCGGCACGTCCGAGGATGGAACGCCGAATCTCTTCGTTGGGACGATCAGTCAGCTGGCACGTCGCAATGCGGCGGATTCGGTCACAGGGCTTTTTAACCGCTATCAGTTCACCGAGGATCTCGGCGCGGCGCTGCGTGAGGCGCGTGAAACGGGCGGCGGCGGCGGTCTTCTCGTCATGGGAATTGACAACTTCCGCACGGTCAACGAGGCGTTCAACCACGAGATCGGCGACATCATCCTGCGCCGGATTTCGGAGCGCATTCTGCAGAACATCCCGCGCAGGCTCTCGCTCTATCGCCTCGACGGCGACGAGTTCGGTCTGATCTATCCCGATGCAGATGCGGAGATGCTGACAGAGTTCTTCATCCGTGTCCAGCGCGAGTTTGCCCATCCGCAGGTCTATGACGGACGGCAGTATATTGTCACCGTATCGGCAGGTATGGTGTTCTATCCGCAGTCGGCGCGCGATCCGCTCGTCTTGCATAAATACGCACAGGCGGCGCTTGATGCGGCAAAATCGGGCGGCAAGAACCGTCTCAACGAGTTCTCGAAGGAGGTCTACAACCGCTGGCTGCGTTCCCTGACGATACAGGAGCAGATTCTCCAGGATGTCAAGGCGGGGTGCCGCAACTTCGAACTCTACTTTCAGCCGCAGGTGGCGGGGGATGATCAGCACGTTGTGGGCGCGGAGACGCTGCTCCGTTGGAAGAACAGCAAGGGGCGCATGGTCGCTCCGATGGAGTTCATCAGGATCCTTGAGGAAACGAAGATGATCGTTCCTGTCGGACGTTGGATCTTTGAGCAGGCGCTGCGCGTCTGCAAGGAGTGGCGGCAGCGCATTCCGAACTTCCACATGAGCGTCAACATGAGCTATGAGCAGATCAAGGATCTCTCCTTTCTTGAGTTCGTGGAGGACTGTCTGCACCGGCACGATATGCCGGCGGATTCCGTTGTGCTTGAACTGACGGAGAGCAAGATCGTCAGTGATCTGAAGTTTGTCAATGCGCAGTTTGATATATTCCGCAGCCACGGGATCAAGATCGCCATGGACGACTTCGGTACGGGATATTCCTCGCTTTCCTCACTGAAAAATCTGAATTGCGACATCGTAAAGATTGATCGTGCGTTTGTCATGCGGATTCTTGAAAATCACTTCGATCAGAAGCTCGTGGAGTACACGGTGGATCTGTGTCACAGCATCGGTATGACGACCTGCATTGAGGGCGTAGAGAAGCAGGATGAGTATGACTGTCTTGTGAAGATCTGTAAGACGGACACGATACAGGGCTATCTCTTCGGTCGTCCCGAGCCGCAGGATGTATTTGAAAAGAAATTCTTGGGGATGTAA
- the trxA gene encoding thioredoxin: protein MNMIELTGETFDAEVLEADRLVIVDFWATWCTPCRMLTPILEEVAEEHPEFKICKINVDEAQEIAERYGVMSMPILIFFENGEIVDESIGLISKEQLLELLPK from the coding sequence ATGAATATGATCGAACTAACCGGCGAAACATTTGACGCCGAAGTATTGGAAGCCGATCGGCTTGTCATTGTTGATTTTTGGGCAACGTGGTGTACGCCCTGCCGTATGCTGACACCGATTCTGGAGGAAGTTGCCGAGGAGCATCCGGAATTTAAGATCTGCAAAATCAACGTGGATGAGGCACAGGAAATTGCCGAGAGATACGGTGTCATGAGTATGCCCATTCTCATCTTCTTCGAAAACGGAGAGATTGTGGACGAGTCCATCGGTCTGATCTCAAAGGAGCAGCTGCTGGAACTCCTGCCAAAATAA